Within the Thioalbus denitrificans genome, the region TGGGCGAGGTGCGGGAAATACTCGTCTACCCGGAGCTGACGCGGGTGCCCGGAACGCTCGGCTGGGTGCGCGGGGTGGCGAACGTGCGCGGCGCCCTGGTCCCGGTGATGGACCTCCGCGCCTACCTGGGACTGCCGGTACGCCACAACCGGGACATCCGGGTACTGGTCCTGCCCTACGGCGGCGGGCTGGTGGGGGTGGTGGTGGACGAGGTGCTGGGCCTGCGCCACTTCACCGAGGACGAACGCCTGCCCGAGCCGCCCGTGGATGCGGGCCCATTGAGCCATTTTCTGCATTCCGCCTTCCGGCGGGGCGGGGAGACCTGGCCGGTGCTCAGTCTCCATGCGCTGGTGAGCTCGCCCGGCTTCCAGCAGGTTTCCCAGCAATGACGGCCAGGAACCCCGGAGCTTGTGAAGTTGCGCTCACGGGTGTGGCAAACCCGTCCCGGGACGTTCCGGCCAGGCGTGGCTGCCGCCGCGGGGGTGGCTCCGCCATGCCCGGGTGGCCAACGGATTCGACAACCGAGATTCTCTCTGACGGCAGGAGCCAGACATGATTGCGCCTTCTACTGACGCCATGAAAAGTGCGGGTACCGGCAAACAGGTCGGTGCGCTGGGCGTGGTGCTGCTCGCCCTCATCGTGCTGATGGCGGTCAACTTCGCGCTCGTGGCGCGCCAGAATGCGTTCGACAAGCAGTACATCGAACACGCCGGTGAGATGCGCATCCTCTCCCAGGAGATCGCCAAGAACTCCACCGAGGCGGTGACCGGCAAGGCCGAGGCCTTCCGGTTCCTGCAGGAGGCGCGCCAGGCGTTCGAGCGGCATCTCGATCTGCTGCGGGCGGGCGACGGCGCGACCGGGCTGCCCGCCTCGCCGCCGGAGGCCGCCGCCGCCCTGGGGCGGGTGCGGGAAACCTGGAGCGGGGTGAGCGGGGCGGCCGACGTCATCATCGGCCGCTGGGACGTCATCACGACCCTGCACGAGATCGCCGGCCGTTTCAGTGAAACCATCCCGCGGCTGCAGAAGGTCACCGACGAGCTGGTGGATGCGATGGCCGCTGCCGACACTTCCCGCGAGCAGCTCATTCTCGTCAGCCGCCAGTCCCTGCTGCTGGAGCGTATCGTGCGCAACGTCAACCTGGTGCTGCGCGGAGGCCTGGAGGCGGTCACCGCCGCGGACAGCTTCGGCCGTGACACCGCCCTGTTCGGGCGCGTGCTGAACGGCCTGCTGGAGGGCAGCCCGGCGCTGGGCATCACCGCCGTCGCCGAGCCCGCGCAGCGGGCCCGGCTCGAAGAGCTGCAGACCCTGTTCGCGCCGGTGAGCGAGAGCGCGGGCCGGATCCTGGAAAGCTCCCCGGAGCTGTTCCAGGTGCGTGACGCGGCCGACCGGATCTTCCAGAACAGCGGGCTGCTGCTGGACGGCGCCACGGACCTGGAGACGGTCTACGAGAATCTGGGCGCCCAGCGGGTCATCTCCGCGTGGACCGGCTTCGGCATCCTGGCCGTGGCGATCCTGGTCCTGGTCCTGCTGGCCCAGCGCTATGTGCGGGACAGCCGGCTGCGGCTGCAGGCGAGCACGGAGCAGAACCAGCGCAACCAGGAGGCGATTCTGCGCCTGCTGGACGAGATGGGCGACCTGGCCGACGGCGACCTGACGGTGCAGGCGACGGTGACGGAGGATTTCACCGGCGCCATCGCCGACTCGGTGAACTACGCCGTCGAACAGCTGCGCTCCCTGGTGTCGGCCATCAACAGCACGGCCGTACAGGTCGCGTCGGCATCCCAGGAGACGCGCACCACCGCCGCCAACCTGGCCGAGGCGAGCCGTCACCAGGCGAAGGAGATTTCCGCCGCCACCGCCACCATCAACGACATGGCGGTATCCATCGAGGGCGTGTCCGAGAACGCCTCCGAATCGGCACAGGTGTCCCGGCGGGCGGTGGAGATTGCCAACAAGGGCCACCAGACGGTGCAGAACACCATCCACGGCATGGACAACATCCGCGAGCATATCCAGGAGACCGCCAAGCGCATCAAGCGCCTGGGCGAGAGCTCCCAGGAGATTGGCAACATCGTCTCGCTGATCAACGACATCGCCGAACAGACCAACATCCTCGCGCTCAACGCCGCCATCCAGGCCGCCACCGCCGGCGAGGCGGGCCGCGGTTTCGCGGTGGTGGCCGACGAGGTGCAGCGCCTGGCGGAGCGTTCCGGCAACGCCACCAAGCAGATCGAGTCGCTGGTGAAGACCATTCAGACCGACACCAACGAGGCGGTCATCTCCATGGAGCAGAGCACCACCGAGGTGGTCGGCGGTGCCCGCCTGGCGGAGGAGGCCGGTGTGGCCCTGGAGGAGATCGACGCCGTTTCCAAGCATCTCGCCGAACTCATCGAGAGCATCTCGGCGGCGGCCCGCCAGCAGTCGACATCGGCCGGCCAGGCCTCGCAGACCATGAAGGTGATCGAGGAGATCACCGCCCAGACCCTGACCGGAGCCAATGCCACCGCGGAATCCATCGGCAAGCTGGCGGAGCTGGCCGGGGATCTGCGCAATTCGGTGGCCGACTTCAGGCTGCCCGCCGAGGTCGGCGGGGAGCAGGAGGGGGAGACTCTCGCGGCGCAGGCCTGAGTTTCGCGGTAGCGGCAGTGCGGCGGCGACATGCCGCCGCGGCGTCCGGCAGCCGCCCTACCCTGCCTGTCCGATCATCCGAGCCGGCCCGTCGTCGACGGGCCGAATGTACTCATAGGAAGAGGCCTTAGGTGTGAACGACACGACAGCCTTGAGCCTGATTCGGGCGGAAATCGACCAGGCGCTGGAGCAGGTCCGCCGATTCCTGGAGCGGTACATCGAGCACCCGGAGGAGTCCGCCGTCCTGGAGCAGGCTGCCGACGAGCTGCACCGGATCCTGGGCAGCCTGAGAATGGTGGAGCTCTACGGCGCCGCGCTGGTGGCCGAGGAGATGGAGCGCGTCGCCCGGGACCTGCTCGAGGACCGGGTGCCGAATCGCGACGATGCCTGCGGCGTGCTGGTGCAGGCCGCCATGCAGCTCCCCAACTACCTGGAACGGATTCAGGCCGGCGAAAGCGACAATCCACTGGTCCTGCTGCCGCTGCTCAATGATCTGCGCAGCGGCAGGGGCGCGGAGCTGCTCTCCGACACCCTTCTGTTCGAGCCCGACCTGTCGGTCATGCCGCCCGCGGGCTTCGACGCCGATTCCCTGGCCCTGCTGGAGGGGGACCTGCGCAAGCCGGCTCGCAGCGCCCGGCATCTCTACCAGCTGGGCCTGCTCGGCCTGCTGCGCAACCAGCAGCTGCGCCAGGCTCTCGGCCGCCTGCGCCTCGCCCTGTCCCAGCTGGAGAAGATCTCCAGCGGCCGGCCCATGGGACAGTTGTGGTGGGTCGCCTCGGGCGTGGTGGCCGCCGTCGCCGGCGAAGGTCTCGAGGCGGGCCTCGCGGTCAAGCATCTCCTGTCCCGCCTCGATCGCCATATCCGCCGGGTGGCCGAGGAGGGGGAGTCCGCGCTGGAAGAGACGCCTCCGGCCGAGCTGGTCAAGAACCTGCTCTACTACAATGCCAAGGCCGAACCGGTCGACGCCCGTGTCCGCGAGCTCAAGTCGGCATTCCGCCTCGACGCGGTGCTGCCCTCCGAGGCTGACATGGCCAGGCGCCGCAAGGGGCTTTCCGCCGCCAACCGGGGCGTACTCCGGGTGGCGATCGGCGCACTCAAGGAGGAGCTCTCCCGGGCCAAGGATCAGCTGGACCTCTTTGTCCGTTCCGAGCCGCGGGAGCTGTCCGATCTGGAGTCGCTGCGCGCGCTCCTGCGGCGGGTGGCCGACACGCTGGTGATGCTCGGCATGGGTCATGCGCGCGGCATGATCCAGCAGCAGGCCGCCGTCCTCGAGGCGATGGAGCGGGGTGAGAGACCGGTGGAGGACAGCGTCCTGATGGAGGTGGCCGGGGCGCTCCTGTACGTGGAGTCGGGGCTCGACCTGCTGCAGGAAACCGGCCAGCTACCGGGGCAGGACGAGGCGCGGCTGACAGGGAGGGAGAGCGCGGAGCGATCGGCGCTGCGCTCCGTGCTGCACGAGTCCCTGCTGACCATCCAGTCGGCCAAGCAGGATTTCGCCGCGGCGTTGGCGGAGCCCGGAGCCGCCTTCGACGGCGCGGCCATGGCCATGGCCGTGGAGCCGGTTCTGGGGGCCCTGCGGATGCTGGAGGATGACGCCGTGGCGGGGCTTCTGGCCGCCTGGCTGGAGCGGATCCGGCCGCTGTCCGCGCTGCCCTCCGAGAGCGCCGCGTACGAGAGCCTGGCCGATGCCCTGACCGCCGTGGAGAGCTACCTGGATGCGCTGCAGCAGGGGCGCCGGGCGGAGGGCTATCTGGAAATCGGGCGCCAGCGCCTGGGGCTTCCGCAGCCCGCCACGGCGGCTGCCGCCGCGAGCCCGGCGGCGCAAGGTCCCGCTGAATGGCAGATCGCGGCCGGAGAATCCCTGGAAGAGGCCATCGACGAGTCAATCGAGATCGGCGGGCTCGTATATGACTGGGCCATCTCCCCCGGCGGGCATCCCGGGCCGGAGCCCGCGGACCAGGAGCACGGCCATGAGGCCGGGCCCGAACCGGTCGGGGAGGCGATCGACGTCTTCGCCCCCGGGTCGGAGGAACCCGCGGCGGCCGATGTATCCGATGCGGGGGAGCCGGTACCCGCCGCTGCGGCCGGAGGGCGGGAGCCCGGCGGATCCGCGGAGGCTGATGCGGCGCACGAAACGGGCGCGGAAGAGGCCGAGCCGCCGGATCCGGAACTGGTGGAAATCTTCATCGAGGAAGCCGACGAGGTGCTGGCGTCCATCGACGAGAACCTGGCGCGGTGGAAGTCCGATCCTGACGATACCGAAGCCCGCCAGAGCGTGCGCCGGGCCTACCATACCCTCAAGGGCAGCGGCCGCATGGTGGGGGCGATGGAGGCGGGTGAGCTGGCCTGGGCCGTTGAGAATCTCCTCAACCGGGTGATCGACGGTACCCTGCCCGCGGCGCCGGCGGTATTCGATGCCGTGGATGAATCCCGGCGCCTGCTGCCGTCCCTGCTCGACGCCTTCGCCGGGAACCGGGCCTGCCCGGAGGGCGCGGAGGCGCGCGAACTGGGGGAAAGTTGTCACCTGTTGAGCGCGGCAACCCTCCCCGCAGCGGCCGGGCCGTCCGTCGAGGCGGAGCCCGGACCGGAGCCCGGACCGGAGCCCGAACCGGAGCCCGAACCGGCTGAACCGCTGGCGACGGAAGCGCCGCCGGCGGTGGAGGCCGGAGCCGGGATGGACCCGGTGCTGCTGGGCATTTTCTCCGCGGAGACCCGCGGTCACCTGGCGGTGGTGGAGGAGTTCCTGGAGCGGTGCCGGGCGCAGGGTGACGGCTGCCGGGTGGATGGGGACCTGCAGCGGGCGCTGCATACCCTGCACGGGAGCGCGGGTGCCGCGCGGGTCGAACCGATGAGCGATCTGGCCGGTCGGCTCGAGTCCCTGGTCAAGGTCCAGGCCGGACTCGATTCCACGCCCGCACCGGCATTCCTCGACCTGCTGGAGGAGGGGCTTGCGGTCATCTCCGGGCAGTTCGAAGCCCTGCTGTCGGCGCCGGCCGCCGTGCCCGCCGCGGCGGAACTGTGCGCGCGGATCGGGGCTGAGGAAAGCCGGCTGCATGCCGCCGTGCCGCCCATGGCCGCCGGGTCGGCCGCGGACGAGGCCGGGCTGTCGACGCCCGGCGCGCCCGCCGTGGAAGAGCCCGCCGGATCTGCGCCGGTTACCGGGACCGCCGCCGGGGCCCCGGGTGAGGTGCTGTCGGAGTGGGAACTGGCCCTCGATGCCGAGTTGGCGGAAGCGGATGTCCCGGCGGCCCCCCCGGAGCTCGACGAGCTGACCGAGCTGTTCCTGGACGAGGGCGCGGCCATGCTGCAGTCGGCCGACGCCCTCCTGCGCGACTGGCTCGCTGAGCCCGGTGCGATCCAGCGCCTGGAGGAGTTGCGCTTCCAGCTCCACAGCCTGGCGGAAGGAGCCCGGCTTGCGGGGTGCATGGAGGTGGGCGCTTTCGCCGGGCAGCTGGAGCAGACCTATGCCGACCTGGCGGCGGGGCGTCTGCCCCGTGATTACGCCCTGAGCGACTGGCTGCAATCGGCCCATGACGGCCTGGCCGGGATGCTGGACAGCATTCAGACCGGGGAGCCCGTCGAGGAGACGGGGCCGCTGCTGGAGCAGCTCCAGGCGCTGAGGACCCGGCCGCAGGCGCCCGCCGGGGAGGAGGAGGCTGCAGGCATTGCGGAGGCGGCGGAAGAGCCGCCGGCCACGATTTATCCCGAACCGGCCCCCGAAGCTGTTGTCGAGCCCGGGCCCGAGCCGGAGCCAGAGCCAGAGCCCGCCACGGTGCGGGAGCCGGTTTCCGGCTACGCGGCGATTGACCCCGACCTGCTCGATATTTTCCGCGAGGAAGCCGCCGAGCTGCTGGATGCGATCGAACGGGCGCTCCAGGGCTGGGCCCGCGCGCCCGCCGAACCGGGTGTTGCCGAAGGGCTGCGCCGTGCGCTGCACACGCTGAAGGGCGGCGCCCGGACCACCGGACTGCAGGAGATGGCGGACCTGAGCCACCAGATGGAGTCGCTCATCGACGCGGTTCGTGACGGCACCCTGGTGGCCGACGACCGGGTGGTGCAACTGCTCCACGAGGGCTATGACGGGCTGGCCTCCATGCTCGAGCAGGTGGCGGCGCGGTTGACGCTGAGCCCGGCGGAGGCGCTTCTGCTGCGGATGCGCGAGGCGTTGTCGAGCGGTCCCGGACCGCTGCCTTCCGAGCTGACCGCACCCGCTGCCGCGCCCGCGGAGCCGGTTGCCGCGCCCGGGCCGGTGCCGGCCGCACCGGCCCCGCAGCAGCAGGAGATGGTGCGGGTCCGCGCCGAGCTGCTCGACCGGCTGGGCAACGTCGCGGGCGAGGTGAGCATCTCCCGCTCCCGCCTCGGACAGCAGGTCTCCCAGTTCGGCTACCACCTGCAGGAGTTCGAGGAGACGGTCAATCGCCTGCGCGGCCAGCTGCGGCGGCTGGAGATCGAGACCGAGGCGCAGATCCTGTTCCGCTACGAGCAGGCCGACCAGGCGGGGTACGACGAGTTCGATCCCCTGGAGCTGGATCGCTTCTCCCACATGCAGCAGCTCTCCCGCGCGCTCATGGAGAGCGCCGGCGACCTCATCGACCTGAAGGACACCCTCGCGGAACTGAACCGCGACTCCGAAACCCTGCTCCTGCAGCAGTCGCGCATCAACACCGAGCTGCAGGAAGGCCTGATGCGCGCGCGCATGGTGCCCTTCTCCAGCCTGGTTCCGCGGCTGCGCCGCATCGTGCGCCAGATCACCGGCGAGCTCGGCAAGCGGGCCGAGCTGCGGGTGCTGGGCGGCGAGGGCGAAATGGACCGATCGGTGCTGAACCGGATGGTCGGGCCCCTGGAGCACCTGTTGCGCAACGCCATCGATCACGGCATCGAGCCGCCCGCCGTGCGCCAGGCGGCCGGCAAGGCCGACGTGGGCACCATCACCCTCGACGTCAGGCGCGAGGGCGGCGAGGTGGTGCTGGTGCTCTCCGACGACGGCGGCGGGGTGAACCTCGATGCGGTGCGAGCCACGGCCATATCCCGCGGGCTGCTGGGCGAGGGCGAACGGGTCGGTGACTACGAGCTGATGCAGCTCATCCTCGAATCCGGCTTCAGCACCGCCGAGAACGTCACCCAGATATCCGGCCGCGGCGTGGGCCTGGACGTGGTCAACAGCGAGATCAAGCAGCTGGGCGGCATGGTCTCCATCGAATCGACCCGGGGCGAGGGCGCCGCCTTCTGCATCCG harbors:
- a CDS encoding methyl-accepting chemotaxis protein, whose translation is MIAPSTDAMKSAGTGKQVGALGVVLLALIVLMAVNFALVARQNAFDKQYIEHAGEMRILSQEIAKNSTEAVTGKAEAFRFLQEARQAFERHLDLLRAGDGATGLPASPPEAAAALGRVRETWSGVSGAADVIIGRWDVITTLHEIAGRFSETIPRLQKVTDELVDAMAAADTSREQLILVSRQSLLLERIVRNVNLVLRGGLEAVTAADSFGRDTALFGRVLNGLLEGSPALGITAVAEPAQRARLEELQTLFAPVSESAGRILESSPELFQVRDAADRIFQNSGLLLDGATDLETVYENLGAQRVISAWTGFGILAVAILVLVLLAQRYVRDSRLRLQASTEQNQRNQEAILRLLDEMGDLADGDLTVQATVTEDFTGAIADSVNYAVEQLRSLVSAINSTAVQVASASQETRTTAANLAEASRHQAKEISAATATINDMAVSIEGVSENASESAQVSRRAVEIANKGHQTVQNTIHGMDNIREHIQETAKRIKRLGESSQEIGNIVSLINDIAEQTNILALNAAIQAATAGEAGRGFAVVADEVQRLAERSGNATKQIESLVKTIQTDTNEAVISMEQSTTEVVGGARLAEEAGVALEEIDAVSKHLAELIESISAAARQQSTSAGQASQTMKVIEEITAQTLTGANATAESIGKLAELAGDLRNSVADFRLPAEVGGEQEGETLAAQA
- a CDS encoding Hpt domain-containing protein, translated to MNDTTALSLIRAEIDQALEQVRRFLERYIEHPEESAVLEQAADELHRILGSLRMVELYGAALVAEEMERVARDLLEDRVPNRDDACGVLVQAAMQLPNYLERIQAGESDNPLVLLPLLNDLRSGRGAELLSDTLLFEPDLSVMPPAGFDADSLALLEGDLRKPARSARHLYQLGLLGLLRNQQLRQALGRLRLALSQLEKISSGRPMGQLWWVASGVVAAVAGEGLEAGLAVKHLLSRLDRHIRRVAEEGESALEETPPAELVKNLLYYNAKAEPVDARVRELKSAFRLDAVLPSEADMARRRKGLSAANRGVLRVAIGALKEELSRAKDQLDLFVRSEPRELSDLESLRALLRRVADTLVMLGMGHARGMIQQQAAVLEAMERGERPVEDSVLMEVAGALLYVESGLDLLQETGQLPGQDEARLTGRESAERSALRSVLHESLLTIQSAKQDFAAALAEPGAAFDGAAMAMAVEPVLGALRMLEDDAVAGLLAAWLERIRPLSALPSESAAYESLADALTAVESYLDALQQGRRAEGYLEIGRQRLGLPQPATAAAAASPAAQGPAEWQIAAGESLEEAIDESIEIGGLVYDWAISPGGHPGPEPADQEHGHEAGPEPVGEAIDVFAPGSEEPAAADVSDAGEPVPAAAAGGREPGGSAEADAAHETGAEEAEPPDPELVEIFIEEADEVLASIDENLARWKSDPDDTEARQSVRRAYHTLKGSGRMVGAMEAGELAWAVENLLNRVIDGTLPAAPAVFDAVDESRRLLPSLLDAFAGNRACPEGAEARELGESCHLLSAATLPAAAGPSVEAEPGPEPGPEPEPEPEPAEPLATEAPPAVEAGAGMDPVLLGIFSAETRGHLAVVEEFLERCRAQGDGCRVDGDLQRALHTLHGSAGAARVEPMSDLAGRLESLVKVQAGLDSTPAPAFLDLLEEGLAVISGQFEALLSAPAAVPAAAELCARIGAEESRLHAAVPPMAAGSAADEAGLSTPGAPAVEEPAGSAPVTGTAAGAPGEVLSEWELALDAELAEADVPAAPPELDELTELFLDEGAAMLQSADALLRDWLAEPGAIQRLEELRFQLHSLAEGARLAGCMEVGAFAGQLEQTYADLAAGRLPRDYALSDWLQSAHDGLAGMLDSIQTGEPVEETGPLLEQLQALRTRPQAPAGEEEAAGIAEAAEEPPATIYPEPAPEAVVEPGPEPEPEPEPATVREPVSGYAAIDPDLLDIFREEAAELLDAIERALQGWARAPAEPGVAEGLRRALHTLKGGARTTGLQEMADLSHQMESLIDAVRDGTLVADDRVVQLLHEGYDGLASMLEQVAARLTLSPAEALLLRMREALSSGPGPLPSELTAPAAAPAEPVAAPGPVPAAPAPQQQEMVRVRAELLDRLGNVAGEVSISRSRLGQQVSQFGYHLQEFEETVNRLRGQLRRLEIETEAQILFRYEQADQAGYDEFDPLELDRFSHMQQLSRALMESAGDLIDLKDTLAELNRDSETLLLQQSRINTELQEGLMRARMVPFSSLVPRLRRIVRQITGELGKRAELRVLGGEGEMDRSVLNRMVGPLEHLLRNAIDHGIEPPAVRQAAGKADVGTITLDVRREGGEVVLVLSDDGGGVNLDAVRATAISRGLLGEGERVGDYELMQLILESGFSTAENVTQISGRGVGLDVVNSEIKQLGGMVSIESTRGEGAAFCIRLPFTLSVNQALMVYVGEELYAIPLTSIEGIIRLDAADVVRHHGAQGVPFRYAGQDYRLEYLGSLLGLHREAPVTGGAPLPVLLVRGGDSHYALLVDGIQGSGEIVVKSLGAQLSTVRGIAGATILGDGRVVVILDMPALIRTGAVVQHTVEAAKEVHTDEARPPRVLVVDDSITVRKVTTRLLGRNGMEVLTAKDGVDAMALLLELEHLPDIMLLDIEMPRMDGYELASLVRHNERLREVPIVMITSRTGEKHRERAEGLGVSRYLGKPYQEKDLLETIRELTGQEE
- a CDS encoding chemotaxis protein CheW gives rise to the protein MEQNTALDLLLALEQRGRRVARELPSSEEVRIPWNGVGVRIGADRAVVDMGEVREILVYPELTRVPGTLGWVRGVANVRGALVPVMDLRAYLGLPVRHNRDIRVLVLPYGGGLVGVVVDEVLGLRHFTEDERLPEPPVDAGPLSHFLHSAFRRGGETWPVLSLHALVSSPGFQQVSQQ